In Balaenoptera ricei isolate mBalRic1 chromosome 7, mBalRic1.hap2, whole genome shotgun sequence, a single window of DNA contains:
- the SLC4A3 gene encoding anion exchange protein 3 isoform X7, whose protein sequence is MMSPLEEATEPNGALSPGPGGAEGQSPQRAPAPSPRDSLASEDLEMFVLDLEDYDLWESIRGQLSPMVGGPACHRLEDNPGVRRHLVKKPSRTQGGRGSPSGLAPILRRKKKKQQLDRRPHEVFVELNELMLDRSQEPHWRETARWIKFEEDVEEETERWGKPHVASLSFHSLLELRRTIAHGAALLDLEQTTLPGIAHLVVETMIVSDQIRPEDRASVLRTLLLKHSHPNDDKDSGFFPRNASSSSVNSVLGNHHPTPSHGPDGAVPTVADDLGEPAPLWPHDPEAKEKPLHMPGGDGHRGKSLKLLEKIPEDAEATVVLVGCVPFLEQPAAAFVRLNEAVLLESVLEVPVPVRFLFVMLGPGHTSTDYHELGRSIATLMSDKLFHDAAYQADDRQDLLSAISEFLDGSIVIPPSEVEGRDLLRSVAAFQRELLRKRREREQTKVEMTTQGGYVAPGKELAMELGGSEAPPDDDPLLRTGSVFGGLVRDVKRRYPHYPSDLRDALHSQCVAAVLFIYFAALSPAITFGGLLGEKTEGLMGVSELIVSTAVLGVLFSLLGAQPLLVVGFSGPLLVFEEAFFKFCRAQGLEYLTGRVWVGLWLVVFVLALVAAEGSFLVRYISPFTQEIFAFLISLIFIYETFHKLYKVFTEHPLLPFYPPEGALAAEPDLNGTALPPTEGPPGPRNQPNTALLSLILMLGTFLIAFFLRKFRNSRFLGGKARRIIGDFGIPISILVMVLVDYSITDTYTQKLTVPTGLSVTSPDKRTWFIPPLGSARPFPPWMMVAAAVPALLVLILIFMETQITALIVSQKARRLLKGSGFHLDLLLIGSLGGLCGLFGLPWLTAATVRSVTHVNALTVMRTAIAPGDKPQIQEVREQRVTGVLIASLVGLSIVMGAVLRRIPLAVLFGIFLYMGVTSLSGIQLSQRLLLILMPAKHHPEQPYVTKVKTWRMHLFTCIQLGCIALLWVVKSTAASLAFPFLLLLTVPLRRCVLPRLFQDRELQALDSEDAEPNFDEDGQDEYNELHMPV, encoded by the exons ATGATGAGCCCGCTGGAGGAGGCCACAGAGCCCAATGGGGCACTGAGCCCTGGGCCCGGGGGCGCTGAGGGTCAGAGCCCTCAGAGggctccagcccccagccctcgaGACTCGCTGGCCTCAGAGGACTTAGAGATGTTTGTGCTGGACCTTGAGGACTATGACCTGTGGGAATCCATCAGGGGCCAGCTGAGCCCCATGGTGGGGGGACCGGCTT GTCACCGGCTGGAGGACAACCCTGGCGTGCGCCGGCACCTGGTAAAGAAGCCGTCTCGGACGCAGGGCGGGAGGGGCAGCCCCAGTGGCCTGGCCCCCATCCTGcgcaggaagaagaagaagcagcagCTGGACCGGAGGCCTCATGAG GTGTTTGTGGAGCTGAATGAGCTGATGCTGGACCGCAGCCAGGAGCCCCACTGGCGGGAGACGGCCCGCTGGATCAAGTTTGAGGAGGACGTGGAGGAAGAGACGGAGCGCTGGGGGAAGCCGCATGTGGCCTCGCTCTCCTTCCACAGCCTGCTGGAGCTCAGGAGGACCATTGCCCACG GAGCTGCCCTCCTGGACCTGGAGCAGACCACTCTGCCAGGCATCGCACACCTCGTGGTGGAGACCATGATTGTGTCTGACCAGATCCGGCCGGAGGACAGGGCCAGTGTCCTTCGCACCCTGCTGCTGAAACACAG ccaTCCCAATGATGACAAGGACAGTGGCTTCTTTCCCCGAAATGCGTCCAGTTCCAGCGTGAACTCGGTCCTAGGGAATCATCACCCAACCCCCAGCCATGGCCCCGATGGTGCAGTGCCTACCGTGGCTGATGACCTGGGGGAGCCAGCCCCACTCTGGCCTCATGACCCTGAGGCCAAGGAG AAGCCCCTCCACATGCCTGGGGGAGATGGTCACCGGGGGAAAAGCCTGAAGCTGCTGGAGAAGATCCCTGAAGATGCTGAGGCTACCGTTGTGCTCGTGG GCTGCGTGCCTTTCTTGGAGCAGCCAGCGGCAGCCTTTGTGCGCCTGAACGAAGCTGTACTCTTGGAGTCTGTGCTTGAGGTCCCCGTGCCGGTTCGCTTTCTCTTCGTGATGCTGGGACCCGGCCACACCAGCACTGACTATCACGAGCTTGGGCGCTCCATTGCCACCCTCATGTCTGACAAG CTATTCCACGATGCTGCCTATCAGGCGGACGACCGGCAGGACCTTCTGAGCGCCATCAGCGAGTTTCTGGATGGCAGCATCGTGATCCCCCCGTCCGAGGTGGAGGGCCGAGACCTGCTGCGCTCCGTGGCTGCCTTCCAGCGCGAGCTGCTCAGGAAGCGGCGGGAGCGCGAGCAGACCAAAGTTGAGATGACCACCCAGGGCGGCTACGTGGCCCCTGGGAAAG AGCTGGCGATGGAGTTAGGGGGCTCCGAGGCGCCCCCTGACGACGACCCCCTGCTGCGCACTGGCTCGGTGTTCGGGGGGCTTGTCCGGGACGTGAAGCGCCGGTACCCGCACTACCCCAGCGACCTGCGGGACGCCCTGCACTCCCAGTGCGTGGCTGCCGTGCTCTTCATCTACTTCGCTGCCCTCAGTCCCGCCATCACCTTCGGGGGGCTGCTAG GGGAGAAGACAGAAGGACTGATGGGTGTGTCTGAGCTGATCGTGTCCACGGCTGTGCTTGGTGTCCTCTTCTCGCTGCTGGGGGCCCAGCCGCTGCTCGTGGTCGGCTTCTCAGGGCCACTGCTCGTGTTCGAAGAAGCCTTCTTCAAG TTCTGCCGAGCCCAGGGCCTGGAGTACCTCACAGGCCGGGTGTGGGTTGGCCTCTGGCTGGTGGTCTTTGTCCTTGCCCTGGTGGCCGCGGAAGGCAGCTTCCTGGTCCGCTACATCTCACCTTTCACCCAGGAGATCTTCGCCTTCCTCATCTCGCTCATTTTCATCTATGAGACCTTCCACAAGCTCTACAAG GTGTTCACGGAGCACCCGCTGCTGCCGTTCTACCCCCCTGAGGGAGCCCTGGCAGCTGAGCCGGACCTGAATGGgactgccctgccccccaccgaGGGGCCGCCGGGCCCCAGGAACCAACCCAACACGGCTCTGCTGTCCCTCATCCTCATGCTCGGGACCTTCCTCATTGCCTTCTTCCTGCGCAAGTTCAGAAACAGCCGCTTCCTGGGTGGCAAG GCTCGCCGTATCATCGGGGACTTCGGCATCCCCATCTCCATTCTGGTGATGGTCCTGGTGGATTACTCCATTACAGACACCTACACACAG AAGCTGACGGTGCCCACGGGGCTCTCAGTGACCTCCCCCGATAAGCGCACTTGGTTCATCCCGCCCCTGGGTAGCGCCCGTCCTTTCCCGCCCTGGATGATGGTGGCAGCCGCAGTGCCCGCCCTTCTGGTCCTCATCCTGATCTTCATGGAGACACAGATCACTGC GCTCATTGTCAGCCAGAAGGCGCGGAGGCTGCTCAAAGGCTCCGGCTTCCACCTGGACCTGCTTCTCATCGGCTCCCTGGGTGGGCTCTGTGGCTTGTTCGGCTTGCCCTGGCTCACGGCCGCCACCGTCCGCTCGGTCACCCACGTGAATGCGCTGACCGTTATGCGCACTGCCATTGCTCCCGGCGACAAGCCCCAGATCCAGGAGGTGCGGGAGCAGCGGGTCACTGGAGTGCTCATCGCCAGCCTCGTGG gcctGTCCATCGTCATGGGGGCTGTGCTGCGCCGGATCCCACTGGCTGTGCTCTTTGGGATTTTCCTGTACATGGGGGTCACATCGCTGTCTGGCATCCAGCTGTCCCAGCGTCTGTTGCTCATACTCATGCCAGCAAAACACCATCCCGAACAGCCCTATGTGACCAAG GTGAAGACCTGGCGGATGCACCTGTTTACGTGCATCCAGCTGGGCTGCATCGCACTGCTCTGGGTGGTCAAGTCCACGGCGGCCTCGCTCGCCTTTCCCTTCCTGCTGCTGCTCACGGTACCTCTGAGGCGTTGCGTCCTGCCCCGGCTCTTCCAGGACAGGGAGCTACAGGCG CTGGACTCCGAAGATGCTGAACCAAACTTTGATGAGGATGGCCAGGATGAGTACAACGAGCTGCACATGCCCGTGTGA
- the SLC4A3 gene encoding anion exchange protein 3 isoform X6, whose protein sequence is MMSPLEEATEPNGALSPGPGGAEGQSPQRAPAPSPRDSLASEDLEMFVLDLEDYDLWESIRGQLSPMVGGPACHRLEDNPGVRRHLVKKPSRTQGGRGSPSGLAPILRRKKKKQQLDRRPHEVPDPEEVFVELNELMLDRSQEPHWRETARWIKFEEDVEEETERWGKPHVASLSFHSLLELRRTIAHGAALLDLEQTTLPGIAHLVVETMIVSDQIRPEDRASVLRTLLLKHSHPNDDKDSGFFPRNASSSSVNSVLGNHHPTPSHGPDGAVPTVADDLGEPAPLWPHDPEAKEKPLHMPGGDGHRGKSLKLLEKIPEDAEATVVLVGCVPFLEQPAAAFVRLNEAVLLESVLEVPVPVRFLFVMLGPGHTSTDYHELGRSIATLMSDKLFHDAAYQADDRQDLLSAISEFLDGSIVIPPSEVEGRDLLRSVAAFQRELLRKRREREQTKVEMTTQGGYVAPGKELAMELGGSEAPPDDDPLLRTGSVFGGLVRDVKRRYPHYPSDLRDALHSQCVAAVLFIYFAALSPAITFGGLLGEKTEGLMGVSELIVSTAVLGVLFSLLGAQPLLVVGFSGPLLVFEEAFFKFCRAQGLEYLTGRVWVGLWLVVFVLALVAAEGSFLVRYISPFTQEIFAFLISLIFIYETFHKLYKVFTEHPLLPFYPPEGALAAEPDLNGTALPPTEGPPGPRNQPNTALLSLILMLGTFLIAFFLRKFRNSRFLGGKARRIIGDFGIPISILVMVLVDYSITDTYTQKLTVPTGLSVTSPDKRTWFIPPLGSARPFPPWMMVAAAVPALLVLILIFMETQITALIVSQKARRLLKGSGFHLDLLLIGSLGGLCGLFGLPWLTAATVRSVTHVNALTVMRTAIAPGDKPQIQEVREQRVTGVLIASLVGLSIVMGAVLRRIPLAVLFGIFLYMGVTSLSGIQLSQRLLLILMPAKHHPEQPYVTKVKTWRMHLFTCIQLGCIALLWVVKSTAASLAFPFLLLLTVPLRRCVLPRLFQDRELQALDSEDAEPNFDEDGQDEYNELHMPV, encoded by the exons ATGATGAGCCCGCTGGAGGAGGCCACAGAGCCCAATGGGGCACTGAGCCCTGGGCCCGGGGGCGCTGAGGGTCAGAGCCCTCAGAGggctccagcccccagccctcgaGACTCGCTGGCCTCAGAGGACTTAGAGATGTTTGTGCTGGACCTTGAGGACTATGACCTGTGGGAATCCATCAGGGGCCAGCTGAGCCCCATGGTGGGGGGACCGGCTT GTCACCGGCTGGAGGACAACCCTGGCGTGCGCCGGCACCTGGTAAAGAAGCCGTCTCGGACGCAGGGCGGGAGGGGCAGCCCCAGTGGCCTGGCCCCCATCCTGcgcaggaagaagaagaagcagcagCTGGACCGGAGGCCTCATGAGGTACCGGACCCCGAGGAA GTGTTTGTGGAGCTGAATGAGCTGATGCTGGACCGCAGCCAGGAGCCCCACTGGCGGGAGACGGCCCGCTGGATCAAGTTTGAGGAGGACGTGGAGGAAGAGACGGAGCGCTGGGGGAAGCCGCATGTGGCCTCGCTCTCCTTCCACAGCCTGCTGGAGCTCAGGAGGACCATTGCCCACG GAGCTGCCCTCCTGGACCTGGAGCAGACCACTCTGCCAGGCATCGCACACCTCGTGGTGGAGACCATGATTGTGTCTGACCAGATCCGGCCGGAGGACAGGGCCAGTGTCCTTCGCACCCTGCTGCTGAAACACAG ccaTCCCAATGATGACAAGGACAGTGGCTTCTTTCCCCGAAATGCGTCCAGTTCCAGCGTGAACTCGGTCCTAGGGAATCATCACCCAACCCCCAGCCATGGCCCCGATGGTGCAGTGCCTACCGTGGCTGATGACCTGGGGGAGCCAGCCCCACTCTGGCCTCATGACCCTGAGGCCAAGGAG AAGCCCCTCCACATGCCTGGGGGAGATGGTCACCGGGGGAAAAGCCTGAAGCTGCTGGAGAAGATCCCTGAAGATGCTGAGGCTACCGTTGTGCTCGTGG GCTGCGTGCCTTTCTTGGAGCAGCCAGCGGCAGCCTTTGTGCGCCTGAACGAAGCTGTACTCTTGGAGTCTGTGCTTGAGGTCCCCGTGCCGGTTCGCTTTCTCTTCGTGATGCTGGGACCCGGCCACACCAGCACTGACTATCACGAGCTTGGGCGCTCCATTGCCACCCTCATGTCTGACAAG CTATTCCACGATGCTGCCTATCAGGCGGACGACCGGCAGGACCTTCTGAGCGCCATCAGCGAGTTTCTGGATGGCAGCATCGTGATCCCCCCGTCCGAGGTGGAGGGCCGAGACCTGCTGCGCTCCGTGGCTGCCTTCCAGCGCGAGCTGCTCAGGAAGCGGCGGGAGCGCGAGCAGACCAAAGTTGAGATGACCACCCAGGGCGGCTACGTGGCCCCTGGGAAAG AGCTGGCGATGGAGTTAGGGGGCTCCGAGGCGCCCCCTGACGACGACCCCCTGCTGCGCACTGGCTCGGTGTTCGGGGGGCTTGTCCGGGACGTGAAGCGCCGGTACCCGCACTACCCCAGCGACCTGCGGGACGCCCTGCACTCCCAGTGCGTGGCTGCCGTGCTCTTCATCTACTTCGCTGCCCTCAGTCCCGCCATCACCTTCGGGGGGCTGCTAG GGGAGAAGACAGAAGGACTGATGGGTGTGTCTGAGCTGATCGTGTCCACGGCTGTGCTTGGTGTCCTCTTCTCGCTGCTGGGGGCCCAGCCGCTGCTCGTGGTCGGCTTCTCAGGGCCACTGCTCGTGTTCGAAGAAGCCTTCTTCAAG TTCTGCCGAGCCCAGGGCCTGGAGTACCTCACAGGCCGGGTGTGGGTTGGCCTCTGGCTGGTGGTCTTTGTCCTTGCCCTGGTGGCCGCGGAAGGCAGCTTCCTGGTCCGCTACATCTCACCTTTCACCCAGGAGATCTTCGCCTTCCTCATCTCGCTCATTTTCATCTATGAGACCTTCCACAAGCTCTACAAG GTGTTCACGGAGCACCCGCTGCTGCCGTTCTACCCCCCTGAGGGAGCCCTGGCAGCTGAGCCGGACCTGAATGGgactgccctgccccccaccgaGGGGCCGCCGGGCCCCAGGAACCAACCCAACACGGCTCTGCTGTCCCTCATCCTCATGCTCGGGACCTTCCTCATTGCCTTCTTCCTGCGCAAGTTCAGAAACAGCCGCTTCCTGGGTGGCAAG GCTCGCCGTATCATCGGGGACTTCGGCATCCCCATCTCCATTCTGGTGATGGTCCTGGTGGATTACTCCATTACAGACACCTACACACAG AAGCTGACGGTGCCCACGGGGCTCTCAGTGACCTCCCCCGATAAGCGCACTTGGTTCATCCCGCCCCTGGGTAGCGCCCGTCCTTTCCCGCCCTGGATGATGGTGGCAGCCGCAGTGCCCGCCCTTCTGGTCCTCATCCTGATCTTCATGGAGACACAGATCACTGC GCTCATTGTCAGCCAGAAGGCGCGGAGGCTGCTCAAAGGCTCCGGCTTCCACCTGGACCTGCTTCTCATCGGCTCCCTGGGTGGGCTCTGTGGCTTGTTCGGCTTGCCCTGGCTCACGGCCGCCACCGTCCGCTCGGTCACCCACGTGAATGCGCTGACCGTTATGCGCACTGCCATTGCTCCCGGCGACAAGCCCCAGATCCAGGAGGTGCGGGAGCAGCGGGTCACTGGAGTGCTCATCGCCAGCCTCGTGG gcctGTCCATCGTCATGGGGGCTGTGCTGCGCCGGATCCCACTGGCTGTGCTCTTTGGGATTTTCCTGTACATGGGGGTCACATCGCTGTCTGGCATCCAGCTGTCCCAGCGTCTGTTGCTCATACTCATGCCAGCAAAACACCATCCCGAACAGCCCTATGTGACCAAG GTGAAGACCTGGCGGATGCACCTGTTTACGTGCATCCAGCTGGGCTGCATCGCACTGCTCTGGGTGGTCAAGTCCACGGCGGCCTCGCTCGCCTTTCCCTTCCTGCTGCTGCTCACGGTACCTCTGAGGCGTTGCGTCCTGCCCCGGCTCTTCCAGGACAGGGAGCTACAGGCG CTGGACTCCGAAGATGCTGAACCAAACTTTGATGAGGATGGCCAGGATGAGTACAACGAGCTGCACATGCCCGTGTGA